The genome window TATGGATTTTTTAAGTAAGTCAAAGACTGAAAGGCTTTCAGTAAAAGAAATTATAAAATTGGCTAAAGAAAATAGTTATATTTCAATAGATGAAGCTATGGAAAAAGGAAGTATAAGTTGTGGTGACAAGATTTATGTTATAAATAAAGAAAAAGCAGTAGCACTTTTTGTAATAGGTAAAAATTATATAGAAAAGGGTATGAAGATTATAGGAAGTCATATAGATTCACCAAGATTAGATTTAAAACCAAATCCGCTGTATCAAGAGGGTAATCTAGGCTTTTTTAAGACTCATTATTATGGTGGAATAAAAAAATATCAGTGGACAGCTGTTCCACTTGCTTTACATGGTATAGTTATACTAAATGATGGAACAAAAGTTGATATATCTATTGGGGAAGAAGATAATGACCCAGTATTTTGTGTAACTGATTTATTGATTCATTTAGCTGGAGACCAAATGCAAAAGAAACTATCTGAAGGAATTAGTGGTGAAGCTCTAAATATATTGATTGGTAATATTCCTTTAGATGATGAAGAAAAAGAGCCTATAACAGCAAATATATTAAAGATTTTAAATGAGAAGTACGGTATAGTTGAAGAAGATTTATTAAGTGCTGAAATTGAAGTAGTTCCGGCTGGTAAAGCAAGAGATTTAGGATTTGATAGGTCAATGGTGTTGGGATATGGGCATGATGATAGAGTATGTTCATACGCTGCTGTAAAAGCTATACTAGAAACTGAACAACCAGAATTTACCTCAGTTGCATTATGTGTAGATAAAGAAGAAATTGGTTCTAAAGGTAATACAGGTATGCACTCAAAGTTTTTTGAAAATACTGTGGCTGAACTAATTGCTTTAGAAGGAGATTATTGTGATATTAAAGTAAGAAGGGCTTTAGCAAATAGTAAGGTACTATCAGCTGATGTTTCTGCTGGATATGACCCAAATTTTGGAGAAGCATATGAAAAGAGAAATTCTGCATATATGGGAAATGGACTAGTCTTAACTAAGTATACAGGTTCAAGAGGAAAGAGTGGATGTAATGATGCTAATGCTGAATTTATGTCAGAAGTAAAAAGAATTTTTAATAAAGGAAATGTAGTATGGCAAACTGCTGAACTTGGAAAGGTAGACCAAGGAGGAGGCGGAACTATAGCCCATATATTAGCAAATCAAGGTGCAGAGGTTATAGATTGTGGTGTTGGAGTTTTAAATATGCATGCACCACATGAGATTGTCTCTAAAGTAGATATATATGAAATGTATAAGGGATATAAGGCATTTTTTAATATCAATTTATAAATAAAAATATAAGCGTAATAAGTGAACAAAGACTGTTGTATAAACAATTTAACCTGTTATACAACAGTCTTATTTTTTTGTGAAAATAGCAACCTATCATACTGGAGAAAATAAAAGAAAATACTGTCAAATTAAAAATTATTTTAAAAAAAATTGACAACGATTTCATCTTGTTATAATATGTAATAAAGAACTTGTTATATAATGTTATAAAAATGTTACATAGGGAGGTGAGCAAAATGGATGAAAAGAAACAAAAAAAAGAAATGGATTTAGAAGTAAATTCCTTTGTTCCTTTATATCAACAACTATATGACAACATAAAAAAACAGATAGCATCTGGTATATATAAACCAGGAGATAAACTTCCCTCTGAAGGAGACTTATGCAAAGAATTTAATATAAGTCGTATAACTGTGAGAAATGCACTTAATGAACTTGTGAAAGAAGATATATTATGTAAAAAACGTGGTAAAGGAACTTATGTAACAATACCAGAGAGAATAGAAGCAACATGTGCAGGAAATAGTTTTACTAATTCTTGTCATCGTATTAATGCAAAACCAAGTACTAAAATAATCTCTGTTTTAATAAAAAAAGCTGATAAGCAAGTGGCTGAAGCTTTAAGTATTGAACTAGAAGAGAAGGTAATATGTATTAAAAGACTTAGATTAATAGATGAAGTACCTGTTATCTTTGAAGTTGACTATTTTAGAATCGATTACATGTTTTTATTAAAAGAAGAACTAGAAGATAAGTCTTTAATGGAAGTTATATCTAATAATATAAGTACATTACCTAAGCGTGTAGAAAATATATTTGAAGTGAAACATTCAACCAAAGAATATTCTGACCATCTTAAATGTGCAAGTAACATGCCACTATTGAAAGTAAGACAATCAGTGTATACAGAAAATAATGATGTTTTATATTACAATGAACAATTTATAAGAAGTGATAAGTACAAATATGCAGTGTCAGCAGAAATATAATCTATATTTAATAGGAGGACAGGTATGAGAAAGATAATATTGGCATCTCATGGAGACTTTTCAAAAGGACTTTTAGATTCAGTAAAAATGATAGTAGGAGATTTAGCAGATTGTGTTAGTTCGTATGGTTTGTATCCTGGGCAAAGTGCTTCAGATTTTGCTTTAGAATTAGAAAAAACAATATTAGAAAATAAAGAATGTGAATATATAATTTTATCTGATTTATATGGGGCGAGTGTATGTACAGCAATGTTAAGATTAACCAATTTACATAATGTTAAGTTATTTTCTGGAATGAATTTGAATATGGTATTAGAACTTCTTACAAGCTTTTCTGATGCATTAACAGTTGAAGATATGGACCAGTTAGTGGAAGAAGCTAGAAGGGGAATACAAAGTGTGACGTTACAAATTAAAGAAGAAGAAGAGGTATTTTAGTTTATGGAAAAAAAGGGAATATTATCAGTATTTAAAAATAAAAAGCCGATTATAGCAATGATACACTTAAAAGGAGATACTCCGGAAGATATCTTTGAAAGAGCTAAAAAAGAGATTACAATTTTTGAGGAAAATGGTGTAGATGGGATAATGCTAGAAAATTACTATGGTAATTACTATGATTTAGAAAGAATACTTGAGTATGTATCAAAAGCTAATTTGTCAATACCATATGGAGTAAACTGCTTAAATGTTGATACTATGGGATTTGAACTGGCAACAAAATATAATGCTAGCTATATACAAGTTGATTCTGTAGTAGGTCATGTTAAACCTAGAGATGAGGCTACTTTAGAAGAATTTTTTAAATTACAGCGTTCAAAATGCCCAGCGTATTTAATTGGAGGTGTACGTTTTAAATACCAACCAGTATTATCAGAAAATAATATTGAAGAAGATTTAAAAATAGGGATGACAAGATGTGATGCTATAGCAGTTACAGAAAACGCTACAGGGCAAGAAACATCAATGGAAAAAATAGAACTGTTTCGTAAAAATCTAGGGGATTTCCCACTAGTTATAGCTGCTGGAGTTACATTAGAAAATGCCAAAAAACAGCTTGAACTAGGAGATATGGCAATAATAGGAAGTTACTTTAAAGATAATTACAAAGATTTTGGGGATGTTAGTGTAAAACACGTGAAAACATTCATGGATGAAATAAAAAAAATTAGGGAGGAATTATAATGATTAAATTAGTAAGAGTAGACCACAGACTTATACATGGACAAGTAGCATTTACATGGACAAAGTTTTTAAGTACAGACTGTATATTGATAGCAAGTGATAAACTATTAAAGGATGAATTAAGAATGGCAGGGCTTAGAATGGCTAAACCATCTAATGTTAAGCTTGTAATGAAAAGCATAGCAGATTCTATAAAAGCACTTAACTCAGGTGTTACTGATAAATATAATTTATTGATACTTTGTGAATCTGTAGAAGATGTTTATAGACTAGCTAAAGAGGTAAAAGCTATTAAATCTATAAACCTTGGCGGAACAAAATCAGATGATAATCGTGAAAACATATCTAAGGCAGTGCATGTATCAAAAGATGATATAAATATGATTAAAGAATTAGATTCAGAAGGCGTAAATGTATTTGTACAGTTGGTTCCTGATGATGATGTTACGAATGTAATGAAATTAATATAATTTTAGGGGGATGAAAATGGAATTTACACAAGTTATTTTGATAACTCTAATTGCATTCTTTGCATATATGCATTGTTTTGTAGGTTCTACAATGCATAATAGACCTATAGTTGTTGCACCACTTGTTGGTTTAGCACTAGGTAATTTATACACAGGTATAGTAATAGGTTCAACATTAGAATTAGTGTTTATGGGTGCATTTCCTGTTGGAGCAAGTAATCCTCCTGATTTTGTATCTGGTTCTATTATTGCAACAGCATTTGTAATATTAACTGGTCAAGATGTATCAGCAGCAGTTGTCCTTGCAGTTCCTATAGCAACTCTAGTATTGCTTATAGATAACTTCTTAATGACAGTAGTACTTACATGGGGGGCTCATCTTGCTGACCGTTATGCAGAAGAAGGGAATATTGAAGGTGTAGAGCGTGTGCAATTATTATTTGGTATAGGAAATAAATTAATATTAGCAATAATAGTAGGTATAGGATTTTCATTAGGTGTTCCAGTAATAGAAAAAATACTTTCATTTATACCATCATATGTAACTCATGGAATGGATGTTGCAGCAGGTGTGATACCAGCAATAGGTTTTGCTATGCTAGCTAGAATGATGCTTAATAAGAAAACAGTAGCATTTTTATTATTAGGATTTATATTGGTTGCTTATCTAAATATAACAGTAACAGGAGTTGCATTATTTGGATTAGCAATAGCTTTAATATATGTTAACTTTGTAGGAGAGAAGGAGGTAGTAGTAGATGACAACGAATTCTAAGAAGTTAGAGACAATTTCACCAGACAGTAAAATAACTAGGAAAGACTTTTGGAAATGTTTTAGAAGGTCATTGACATTAGATTCATCTTGGAACTATGAACGTATGCAAAATATAGCATATGCATATATGATGGCACCAATAATCCGTAGATTGTATAAAGATGATAAAGAAAAAAAATCTAAGGCTTTAAAAAGACATCTAGAATTTATGTCAGTTACTCCCCATATAAGTACTCTTTTGGTAGGTATATCTGGAGCTATGGAAGAAGAGAATTCAAAGAATAAAGAATTTGATGCAAACAGTATAAATGCTGTTAAATCGAGCTTAATGGGGCCAGTTTCTGGAATAGGAGATTCGTTTTTCTGGGGAACATTAAAGCTTATAGCAGCTGGGGTTGGTATAGCTTTAGCTTCTCAGGGTAATATAATGGGACCGATTTTATTTCTTTTAATAATAAATGTTCCTCATTTTATTATTCGTTATATATGTCTAGATAAAGGATTTAAATATGGAACTCAATTCTTTAAAGATGTGAGTGGTTCAAATGTAGTTTCAAAAGTTATGGAAGCAGCCTCAATGCTAGGTCTTATGGTAATTGGAGGAATGACTGCATCTAATGTAATGTTAAAACTTAGTGTTAATGTAGGTCGTGGAGAATGGGCAGAGCCTATTCAAACTTACCTAGACCAAATAATGCCATGTATGCTTCCAGCTATGATATTCGGTATTATGTATTGGCTATTAGGAAAAAAGGTAAAGACAACTACAATACTAATTTCAGTTATGATTATTTGTATAGTATTAGCTGCTATTGGAGTAGTATAAATAAAAAAATCCCAAGTTCATTTGAACGAGGGATTTTTTAACTAAACTAAATAAAAAAGAAAGATGCCTCATAATAATTTATAAGTATTTATGTGACAGTTCTAATTATATTATTAATTAGTCATAAACCTAAAATTGAGCGTTATTTATTAAAATTATTATATTATAATTTCGAAATACTCACATAATCTGTTTAGAAATTTATCTTCTAGTGGGGAAAAAGTTTTCTTTTTAGAGTAAATAAAGAAAAATTTTCTAGTAAAATCAACATCTTTTATTTTATAGCATTTTATTTTGCCTGAATTGAGATAATCAATAGCTGAAATGTACGATATAAAGGATACGCCAAGACCTAATCTGACCATTTCTTTAATAGCTTCATTTGATTCTACATGAGCTATTACATTTAATTTATTTACTGGAAAGTTATTTTTATTAAGTGTGCTTAGTATTAAGTTTCTTGTACCCGACCCTTCTTTTCTCATAATAAAATTTAGATAAGCCAATTCTCCTATATCGATGTAATTATTTTTATTATCAATTTTAAAATCTGAAGGAGTGATAAGAACAAGTTCATCATCTAATAAGTCTAGGTACTCTATTTGAGGATTATTGATTTTAGAACCAACTAATCCAAAGCTTATTCGTTCATTTAAAATTTCTGATATAGCATATTGAGAATCATAATGGCTTATAGAAAATTTTACATCTGGGTAACTCATAGAAAAACTCTTCATAAAATCAGGTAAAATGTAAGTTTCAGGTATAGAACTACATGCTATATCTATAATACCTTCTATTTTTCCTGAATATTCTTTTATATCATAAATTGCACGTTTGCAGTTGTTTAATATGTATATAGCATGTTCATAAAGAATTTCACCAGATTTTGTGAGTGTAATAACTTTGTTGTTTCTATTTATAAGTACAGTTTCTAATTCTCTTTCTAAGTTTTGTATGTGTGCACTTACAGTAGGTTGAGTTAAAAAAAGTTCTCTTGCGGCTTTTGAAAAACTCTGATGTTTTGCAACAGCAACAAATACTTCAAGTTGTTTAAAATCCATTACTTAATCCTCCTTAAATTATCTAAAACTATTATAACATATTTGATAAATTAATAGGTAAAGGTGATTTTTAAAATAGAAAACCTTTAAATATTCATGGAGTTTTTGATTGTTTAGGAATAATTTGGTATAATGTTATAAGGATACTTACAATAAAAATATCACAAATTGAATTTTCAAAATTCAACTTTAAAATATGTTTTATTACAGAAAAATTACAAATAGCTTCTTAATCTTATTAAATTCAAATAAATATTATATAATTATTTTATAAAATAATAAATATAATTATTGAAAAAAAAGATAATCATACAGTGAGATATAGATAAATATTATAAAATTTAAGAAAGGAGGATTGATTTATGAAGTTAAAAAGGTCATTAGTTTGTGTAACCATTTTAGGTATTATACTTGTTGGATGTCATAAAGAAAATGCTAAAGAGAAAACTCAAGTAGCAAGTAAAGCAACACAGCAAAAAACTATGACAAAAGTTCAAAATGATGTTAATGAAATTATGAATAAAGATTATAAGTATATTATAAAGAATATGGGTATTCCCTATAATACATTTTATTATATAAAACCTAAAGTTTTAAAAGAATCAAATACAATGCAGGATATAAACACATCAAGTTATATGACATTAGTCTATCCCAAATATACTGGAAATAATGAACTAGATGGAAGTGCTTTATATATTGATATTAATGAAAATAAAGTTGTCAATGTTGAAACTAATTCTTTCTCATTACAGAGCATAATAGCCATTGATACTGAATCTAGTATTACGATTGAAAAAAGTGACCATGAAAAATCGGCTGTATCACTAGAAAACTTTAGACGTATTGACTTAGGAGAGTATGTTGGAGTTGAAGAGTCTAGAATAAATGAAATTGTAGGAGATGCGAAGTATGATTTAACAGCATATAATCATAAAGGTAGTAAAGTAGTTAGAAGCTATAGGTTGAAAGAAGATAATAAAATTTTAAAAAAAGAGGTACTTACAATAAGTATTGTGGATAACAAAATAAAATCTATAAAAACTATTGAAAGTGATAAAATTGTGAAAATAATAAAAGGAACTTTATTAGAATAAAATATTCTAAGGCATACGATGCTGTTTCAAGATAGAAGGAAATTTCTAGCTGGGAACAGTTTTTTTATTAGACTTATAAAATTTAAACTGCACTTATAGATAACTATTAGTTATAATTAAATATAAGATAAAATTATTTCCAACTTTTATAATCTATAATATATTACATAGAAATATCTTAAATAAAAAATATATTGGGGAGTATTTAAAATGATAGAATTAGAAGATGCCATAAAAATTATTGAAAAAAATGTTTTACCAATAAACAGGGTCAAAAGAGTAAATCTAATAGATGCAGTAAATAAAGTAGTTGCAGAAGATATATATTCAACAATTGATAGTCCTCCATTTGATGGGTCACCATATGATGGTTATGCATATAATGCAAATTCTGAAAATAGAAATTTAAAGGTTATAGGGGCTTTGTATGCAGGAGAAGTGTTTGACAGTGTATTAAATAAAAATGAAGCATTGAAGATAATGACTGGTGGAAAGATACCAAAGGGTGCAAACTGTGTAATAAAAAAAGAAGATGTAACGGTTATAGGTGATATGATAACTTTAAATGTAAAATTAAAGGAATACGATAATTACATATTTAAGGGTGAGGATATAAAAAAGGGACAATTGATTATTAATAAAAATCAGAATATAGGATATGATGGTATTGGGATATTAGCAAGTCTTGGAATATCCAAAGTAACTGTTTATGATGATTTAAAAGTTGGAATTTTGAATACAGGAACAGAGCTACAAGATATAAATGAGATTTTAGAGAATGGTAAGATATACGATAGCAATAGATATACCTTATATTCAAGACTATTAAAACTTGGGATACAAGCAGATACAATATGCAATTGTTCTGATGATATATTGGAGTTAGAAAAAAAGGTAAGGGATATGTTACAGAATGTAGATTTCTTAATTACCACAGGTGGTGTTTCTGTTGGAGATAAAGATTTAATTCCAGATGTATTCAAAAAAATAGGGGCAACAGAATTATTTTGGAAGATAAACATTAAACCTGGTGGTGCTTGTTATGTAGCTACATTGGGAGAAAAACTATTGTTTGGTCTTTCTGGCAATCCACATGCAGCAATCGTGGTATTTGATAATGTGGTAGTTCCTGTTATTGAGTATTTGACACATAAAAAAGGAATTCATTGTATAAAAGCTATATTTAGAGGAGAATTTAATAAACTTTCAAATAAAGATAGATTTGTAAGTGGAAAACTATATACAAGTGAAGGTAAATTGTATGTAGAGCTAAATGATAAGAAAGATGCCAAAGCGAGATTATCTGCAACTCTAAGAAGTAATTGTATGATTAAGATTAAAAAGAATGAAACAATAAAAGAAAATCAATTGGTAGATGTTGTTATTAGATAGTTTTATGAAAGGACACAATTTTATGTATAATATATTGTCAGTTGTCTCCTATTCAGGAGTAGGTAAAACTACGTTGATTGAAGGCATAATAAAAGAATTAAATAAAAAAGGGTATCGTGTTGGAGTTATTAAACATACATGTCACGATTTCGATATGGATGAGGAAGGAAAAGATACTTACAAACATAGAAAATCTGGGGCAAGAAAAGTCTGTATAATATCAGATAAACGAGTAGCATATATTGAAGAACTAAAAGATAAGAATCCATTATATAAAATGATTAAATTATATGAAGATATGGACTTAATTATCGTAGAAGGATATAAAAACTATAGGTTTAAAAGATTGGAAGTAACTAGAAAAGATAAATATGAGGATATTTTATCTAATAAGTCTGATTTAATAGGTATTGTCAGTGATATAGAATATAACTTGAATATTGAACAGTTTGATTTAAATGACTATAAAAATATATCAAAGTACATAGAGTCTTGTATAAAAAATGATATTTTAAGTGTAAGTAATGTTGAAATAAGGAACATACTAAAAGAATAATTTTAAGATGTTCTTTTTATATAAAATGATATAATTATTTATATAAATAAAGATATGAGAAATTCATCAGTTGTATTTTGAATTATAAAATGTTGAAGAAATTGTAGGAGGACAAGATATGAAAAAAATATTGGTAGCATGTGGAGCAGGAATCGCAACATCAACAATAGTTTGTGACAGAGTAGAAAGATTGGTTAAAGAAAATAATATACAAGCAGAAGTTGTACAATGTAAAGTCGCTGAATGTGTAACAAAACAAGAAGGTGCTGATTTAATAGTATCCACTACTATACTACCGACAACTTATGATATACCTTCAATAAAGGCAACAGGATATATAACAGGTATAAATACGACAGCATTAGATAAAAAGATATTGAATGCATTGAAATAGTTTTGTATTTATTAAAAGAATTTAGTATTAAATATAGAGTTGTATCTTTATAAAATTTTATTTATATAGATATAACTCTTTTTATGTTGTTTCAAGCACACAACCATATTATATAAATCTTCAATTTTATGAAAAATATTGTTTTAATTTATAAGTTTATAAAAGATTTAAAGTTATTGTTATGTTATACTAATTTATGGGTATTTTTTAGAAGTACTAATAAAGGAGGGGTTTAACATTTATGATAAAACAATTTGTCAAATATTATAAGCCATATAAGAAAATTTTTACACTAGACCTTATAGCAGCTTTTTTATTTTCCTTATGTGATTTAGTTTATCCTATGATAACTAGAAATATAATGGATGACGTTGTTCCAAATAAAAACTTAAGAATGTTAGTAGTTTTTGCAGTAGCACTTATACTTATATTTATAGCAAAAGCAGGGCTTAACTATTTTATGCAGTATTGGGGACATGTTATTGGTGTGGATATGCAAGCCGATATGAGAAATGAAGTATTTACACACTTACAAAGACTTCCAAATACGTATTTTGATAATAACAAATCTGGAGTAACTATGTCTAGAATAGTAAATGACTTAATGGATATAACAGAACTTGCACATCATGGACCTGAAGATTTATTTATTTCTATAGTAATGTTGCTTGGTTCATTCTTTATACTTATAGATATAAATATTCCTCTTACCCTTATAATATTTGCTATATTACCATTTATAATTTGGTTTGCAATAGCTAAAAAAGATAAGATGAATATAGCTTTTATGAAAAGTAGGGTTACTATAGGTGATGTAAATGCTACTTTAGAAAATAGTATAGCAGGTATGAAGGTAACTAAGTCTTTTTGTACTGAGAAAGAAGAATTAAATAAGTTTGTAAGAAGCAATAAATTATTTAGAAGAGCAAGACAAGATTCTTATAAAGTAATGGCAGAATACTATTCTGGTATGAATTTATACATGGACACCTTAGAGTGGGTAGCTGTCATAGCTGGTGGTTACTTTACCTATATAGGAAAAATTACTTTGGGTGATTTTGCTGCTTATATACTATATGTAAAAATGTTTATACAACCTATGAAAAAATTAATAAACTTTACAGAACAATATCAAAATGGTATGACAGGTTTTAAAAGATTTATAGAGATAATGGAACAAGACCATCAAAAAGAAGCTAAAAATCCTATTGAACTTGAAAATGTAAAAGGTGATATTGAGATAGAAAATATATCTTTCACATATGAAGATAAGACTCAAGTTTTAGATAATTTGAGTTTATCTATAAAAGCTGGTAAGACTATAGCATTAGTTGGACCTTCTGGAGGAGGAAAGACTACATTATGTAACCTATTGCCAAGATTTTATGAATTTGATAAGGGTGATATAAAAATTGATGGAAAGAGTATAAGAGATGTCAGTTTAAAATCATTGAGAAAAAATATAGGTATAGTTCAACAGGATGTGTTTTTATTTACAGGAACTATAAGAGATAATATTCTTTGTGGAAACCCTAATGCTACAGATGAAGAAATGATAGCTGCTGCTAAAAAAGCTAGGATACATGACTTTGTAGAGACTTTGCCAGATGGATATGATACTTATATAGGAGAAAGAGGAGTAAAATTATCGGGTGGACAAAAACAAAGAATTTCAATTTCAAGAATCTTTTTAAAGAATCCTCCAATAATAATATTGGATGAGGCTACATCTGCTTTGGACAATGTAACAGAAAGAGAAATTCAAGAGTCTTTAGAAGAATTAAGTAAAGATAGAACAAATTTAGTTGTTGCACATAGATTGACTACTATAAAAAATGCTGACGAAATCATAGTGTTGACGGATAAAGGAATTGAAGAAAGAGGCACTCATGAAGAGTTGGTAAATAAAAATGGAGTATATAGTAGGTTACACAATAACTAGTATATAAATTTTACACTATAGCTAATATACCTATTAAATTTACAAACATAGAATATGTTAAGATTCATAAAGCCAATTCATTTTATAGAGGTGTTTTATGAATAAAATGTATTCTATGTTTTATTTTTTGCAAATTACATTTAATTCTTTATATAAGGATAGAGTTAAATAGCCAATGATTAGGATAACGTTTTTATAAAAAGAATAATTTAGAAAACTAACTTTAATTTATCGAATTTATGAAATTTTGTGAAAAAAATCGAATTTTGACTTGAAATGTTTTTCAAAAGTAGTAAAATAATGGATAACTATACATACATTTTATAAAAATATATTTATTATGAGGGGGGATTTTGTATGGAGGCAATAACAGCTTTTTGTTTAGTTTTAGTATCACTGACGATAGGAGACGTAGTTTCAGCAAAAACTAAAGCTTTTGTTCCATCAGTTTTTGTATCAGCAATTATATTTATAGTAGGATTTTGGACTTTTTTCCCAGAAAATATTGTAGATTTAGCCGCTTTAGGAACACCATTAGCTCAGTTGGGAATGCTTTTATTAATAACACATATGGGAACTATGATGAGTATTAAAGAATTAGCAGGTCAATGGAAAACAATTGTAATAGCTCTAGCAGGAATCGCAGGAGTATGTATAGGAGCTTTAGCATTAGGTACATTAGTATTTGGATGGGATACAGCAGTAATAGCTACACCACCTCTTACTGGAGGGCTAGTTGCATCTATAATGATGGCAGATGCAGCTACAGCAAAAGGTCTTGCAAGTTTGGCAGTACTTGCAATTTTAATGTATGTTGCACAAGGATTTGCAGGCTATCCTATTACAGCATTAATGCTTAAAAAAGAAGGAAAAAGACTTTTATCAGATTTTAGAAGTGGAAAAGTAACAGCAAATAAGGTTGAAGAAAAAGTTGAGGATTTACCTGAACAAAAAAGTAGATTTAAGATAATTCCAGACTTACCTGAAAAGTATGATACAACATATATGATAATACTTAGATTAGGATTTGTAGCATGGTTAGCAGTA of Clostridioides sp. ES-S-0054-01 contains these proteins:
- a CDS encoding aminopeptidase, yielding MSLKYEFKNAWDVERKENTTEQIMQYSRDYMDFLSKSKTERLSVKEIIKLAKENSYISIDEAMEKGSISCGDKIYVINKEKAVALFVIGKNYIEKGMKIIGSHIDSPRLDLKPNPLYQEGNLGFFKTHYYGGIKKYQWTAVPLALHGIVILNDGTKVDISIGEEDNDPVFCVTDLLIHLAGDQMQKKLSEGISGEALNILIGNIPLDDEEKEPITANILKILNEKYGIVEEDLLSAEIEVVPAGKARDLGFDRSMVLGYGHDDRVCSYAAVKAILETEQPEFTSVALCVDKEEIGSKGNTGMHSKFFENTVAELIALEGDYCDIKVRRALANSKVLSADVSAGYDPNFGEAYEKRNSAYMGNGLVLTKYTGSRGKSGCNDANAEFMSEVKRIFNKGNVVWQTAELGKVDQGGGGTIAHILANQGAEVIDCGVGVLNMHAPHEIVSKVDIYEMYKGYKAFFNINL
- a CDS encoding GntR family transcriptional regulator, coding for MDEKKQKKEMDLEVNSFVPLYQQLYDNIKKQIASGIYKPGDKLPSEGDLCKEFNISRITVRNALNELVKEDILCKKRGKGTYVTIPERIEATCAGNSFTNSCHRINAKPSTKIISVLIKKADKQVAEALSIELEEKVICIKRLRLIDEVPVIFEVDYFRIDYMFLLKEELEDKSLMEVISNNISTLPKRVENIFEVKHSTKEYSDHLKCASNMPLLKVRQSVYTENNDVLYYNEQFIRSDKYKYAVSAEI
- a CDS encoding PTS mannose transporter subunit IIC, whose translation is MRKIILASHGDFSKGLLDSVKMIVGDLADCVSSYGLYPGQSASDFALELEKTILENKECEYIILSDLYGASVCTAMLRLTNLHNVKLFSGMNLNMVLELLTSFSDALTVEDMDQLVEEARRGIQSVTLQIKEEEEVF
- a CDS encoding membrane biogenesis protein produces the protein MEKKGILSVFKNKKPIIAMIHLKGDTPEDIFERAKKEITIFEENGVDGIMLENYYGNYYDLERILEYVSKANLSIPYGVNCLNVDTMGFELATKYNASYIQVDSVVGHVKPRDEATLEEFFKLQRSKCPAYLIGGVRFKYQPVLSENNIEEDLKIGMTRCDAIAVTENATGQETSMEKIELFRKNLGDFPLVIAAGVTLENAKKQLELGDMAIIGSYFKDNYKDFGDVSVKHVKTFMDEIKKIREEL
- a CDS encoding PTS sugar transporter subunit IIB, with protein sequence MIKLVRVDHRLIHGQVAFTWTKFLSTDCILIASDKLLKDELRMAGLRMAKPSNVKLVMKSIADSIKALNSGVTDKYNLLILCESVEDVYRLAKEVKAIKSINLGGTKSDDNRENISKAVHVSKDDINMIKELDSEGVNVFVQLVPDDDVTNVMKLI
- a CDS encoding PTS sugar transporter subunit IIC codes for the protein MEFTQVILITLIAFFAYMHCFVGSTMHNRPIVVAPLVGLALGNLYTGIVIGSTLELVFMGAFPVGASNPPDFVSGSIIATAFVILTGQDVSAAVVLAVPIATLVLLIDNFLMTVVLTWGAHLADRYAEEGNIEGVERVQLLFGIGNKLILAIIVGIGFSLGVPVIEKILSFIPSYVTHGMDVAAGVIPAIGFAMLARMMLNKKTVAFLLLGFILVAYLNITVTGVALFGLAIALIYVNFVGEKEVVVDDNEF
- a CDS encoding PTS system mannose/fructose/sorbose family transporter subunit IID; the protein is MTTNSKKLETISPDSKITRKDFWKCFRRSLTLDSSWNYERMQNIAYAYMMAPIIRRLYKDDKEKKSKALKRHLEFMSVTPHISTLLVGISGAMEEENSKNKEFDANSINAVKSSLMGPVSGIGDSFFWGTLKLIAAGVGIALASQGNIMGPILFLLIINVPHFIIRYICLDKGFKYGTQFFKDVSGSNVVSKVMEAASMLGLMVIGGMTASNVMLKLSVNVGRGEWAEPIQTYLDQIMPCMLPAMIFGIMYWLLGKKVKTTTILISVMIICIVLAAIGVV
- a CDS encoding LysR family transcriptional regulator, with the protein product MDFKQLEVFVAVAKHQSFSKAARELFLTQPTVSAHIQNLERELETVLINRNNKVITLTKSGEILYEHAIYILNNCKRAIYDIKEYSGKIEGIIDIACSSIPETYILPDFMKSFSMSYPDVKFSISHYDSQYAISEILNERISFGLVGSKINNPQIEYLDLLDDELVLITPSDFKIDNKNNYIDIGELAYLNFIMRKEGSGTRNLILSTLNKNNFPVNKLNVIAHVESNEAIKEMVRLGLGVSFISYISAIDYLNSGKIKCYKIKDVDFTRKFFFIYSKKKTFSPLEDKFLNRLCEYFEIII
- a CDS encoding molybdopterin molybdotransferase MoeA, producing the protein MIELEDAIKIIEKNVLPINRVKRVNLIDAVNKVVAEDIYSTIDSPPFDGSPYDGYAYNANSENRNLKVIGALYAGEVFDSVLNKNEALKIMTGGKIPKGANCVIKKEDVTVIGDMITLNVKLKEYDNYIFKGEDIKKGQLIINKNQNIGYDGIGILASLGISKVTVYDDLKVGILNTGTELQDINEILENGKIYDSNRYTLYSRLLKLGIQADTICNCSDDILELEKKVRDMLQNVDFLITTGGVSVGDKDLIPDVFKKIGATELFWKINIKPGGACYVATLGEKLLFGLSGNPHAAIVVFDNVVVPVIEYLTHKKGIHCIKAIFRGEFNKLSNKDRFVSGKLYTSEGKLYVELNDKKDAKARLSATLRSNCMIKIKKNETIKENQLVDVVIR